One window of the Strix uralensis isolate ZFMK-TIS-50842 chromosome 3, bStrUra1, whole genome shotgun sequence genome contains the following:
- the WTAP gene encoding pre-mRNA-splicing regulator WTAP isoform X1 — MTNEEPLPKKVRLSEADFKVLPRDELILRWKQYEAYVQALEGKYTDLNSNDVTGLRESEEKLKQQQQESARRENILVMRLATKEQEMQECTNQIQYLKQVQQPSVAQLRSTMVDPAINLFFLKMKGELEQTKDKLEQAQNELSAWKFTPDSQTGKKLMAKCRMLLQENQELGRQLSQGRIAQLEAELALQKKYSEELKSSQDELNDFIIQLDEEVEGMQSTILVLQQQLKETRQQLAQYQQQQSQASNPGTSRTPSSEPTDQGEAVGKDCSRLANGPSNGSSSHQRTSGPGFYREGSGTEDDFPASPGNGNKLSNHSEDRTGRGSGSYINQLSTGYESVDSPTGSENSLTHHSNDTDSNHDPQEEKTVSMKGNRTVGSRHVQNGLDSSVNVQGSVL; from the exons GTGGAAACAGTATGAAGCATATGTGCAAGCTCTGGAGGGCAAGTACACAGACCTTAATT CTAATGATGTGACGGGATTGAGAGAATCCGAAGAGAAGTTGAAACAGCAACAGCAAGAGTCTGCCCGAAGAGAAAATATTCTGGTGATGAGGCTGGCAACTAAGGAACAGGAGATGCAAGAGTGTACT AATCAGATTCAGTACCTCAAGCAAGTCCAGCAGCCTAGTGTTGCCCAACTGCGATCAACAATGGTGGACCCAGCCATCAACTTGTTTTTCCTAAAAATGAAAGGTGAACTGGAACAGACTAAAGACAAACTGGAACAAGCCCAAAATGAACTGAGTGCCTGGAAATTTACGCCTGATag CCAAACAGGCAAAAAGTTAATGGCGAAGTGTCGAATGCTTCTCCAGGAGAATCAAGAGCTTGGAAGGCAGCTGTCCCAAGGACGTATTGCACAGCTTGAGGCAGAGTTGGCTTTACAGAAGAAATATAGTGAGGAACTTAAAAGCAGTCAGGATG AATTGAATGACTTCATCATCCAGCTTGATGAGGAGGTAGAGGGTATGCAGAGTACCATTCTAGTTCTTCAGCAGCAGTTGAAGGAGACTCGCCAGCAGTTGGCGCAGTACCAGCAGCAGCAGTCCCAGGCCTCCAACCCGGGTACCAGCAGGACTCCATCTTCTGAGCCTACAgaccagggagaggctgtgggTAAAGACTGCAGCCGTCTGGCAAACGGACCAAGCAATGGTAGCTCCTCCCATCAGCGGACGTCTGGGCCTGGATTTTATAGGGAGGGTAGCGGCACGGAAGATGACTTCCCAGCTTCTCCAGGGAATGGTAATAAGCTGTCCAACCACTCTGAAGATAGAACTGGTAGAGGAAGCGGTAGCTACATAAACCAACTCAGTACTGGGTATGAAAGTGTAGACTCTCCCACTGGCAGTGAAAACTCTCTCACTCACCACTCAAATGACACAGACTCCAATCATGATCCTCAAGAGGAGAAAACAGTGAGCATGAAAGGTAACAGAACTGTGGGTTCTCGTCATGTCCAGAATGGTTTGGACTCCAGTGTAAATGTGCAGGGTTCagttttgtaa